One genomic segment of Effusibacillus pohliae DSM 22757 includes these proteins:
- the rsfS gene encoding ribosome silencing factor codes for MGEQMVEFAKIAAEAAADKKAKDIVLLDIRGLSVIADYFVLCSGNSTTQVQAIAQAVKEKMTQKGLPVRGMEGYEEAKWVLIDCGDVVVHVFRTEEREYYNLERVWSDARELSIV; via the coding sequence ATGGGGGAACAAATGGTGGAATTTGCAAAAATCGCGGCCGAGGCGGCTGCCGACAAAAAGGCGAAAGACATTGTACTGCTCGACATCCGAGGGCTGTCAGTGATCGCAGACTATTTCGTCTTATGCAGCGGAAATTCCACTACTCAGGTGCAAGCCATCGCGCAGGCGGTCAAGGAGAAGATGACGCAAAAAGGACTCCCGGTGCGCGGCATGGAAGGCTACGAGGAAGCCAAATGGGTGCTGATCGATTGCGGAGACGTTGTCGTCCACGTGTTCCGAACCGAGGAACGGGAATATTACAACCTGGAACGGGTATGGAGCGACGCGCGGGAGTTAAGTATTGTCTGA
- a CDS encoding class I SAM-dependent DNA methyltransferase gives MEERVMYRDFAEFYDELMQDAPYDEWLRLFEDRLASETGGRRAAAPWKVADLGCGTGTFSIRLFKKGYQVYAVDLSEEMLAQAQAKLPHPTPFLRFLQQDVRHLRLPEQVDCAVSFCDALNYLLEEDDLLQAFRAIRSQLKAGGWFLFDMHTPYMLQEELGQQTFYDVREDVAYIWQSRFDAERCQVEYDVTFFAHVEDDLYRRFQETHWQRAYPQETIERLLREAGFAHVEAGADFRWQEPAETAKRYFFCAK, from the coding sequence GTGGAAGAGCGTGTGATGTACCGGGATTTCGCGGAATTCTACGATGAGTTGATGCAAGACGCACCGTATGACGAATGGCTGCGTTTGTTTGAGGACAGGCTGGCATCGGAAACGGGCGGCCGCCGTGCCGCCGCTCCATGGAAAGTGGCGGATCTGGGGTGCGGCACCGGCACATTTTCGATTCGCCTGTTCAAAAAAGGGTACCAGGTGTATGCGGTTGATTTGTCTGAGGAGATGCTGGCCCAGGCGCAGGCGAAACTGCCCCATCCGACTCCGTTTCTGCGTTTTTTGCAGCAGGACGTGCGGCATTTGCGGCTGCCCGAACAAGTGGATTGCGCCGTCTCGTTTTGTGACGCACTCAATTACTTGCTGGAAGAGGACGATTTGCTGCAGGCTTTCCGGGCGATCCGCAGCCAGTTGAAAGCGGGGGGCTGGTTCCTGTTTGACATGCATACGCCTTACATGCTGCAGGAAGAGTTGGGGCAGCAAACGTTTTACGATGTGCGGGAGGACGTTGCCTACATCTGGCAGAGTCGGTTCGATGCCGAGCGGTGCCAGGTGGAATACGATGTCACATTCTTTGCGCATGTGGAAGACGATTTGTACAGGCGGTTTCAGGAGACTCACTGGCAGCGGGCTTATCCGCAGGAAACGATTGAGCGGTTGCTGCGCGAGGCAGGATTTGCGCACGTGGAAGCGGGGGCCGATTTTCGCTGGCAGGAGCCTGCGGAGACGGCGAAGCGGTATTTCTTTTGCGCGAAA